One genomic window of Stieleria sp. JC731 includes the following:
- a CDS encoding ligase-associated DNA damage response DEXH box helicase: MSKRAAKSSAASVSIDRIEPRDLIEQFFTEIGWKPFRFQASVWNSYGRGESGLVHSATGTGKTLAVWLAPILSWLKQNRDRATWNPKQPEPLRVLWITPLRALAGDTESALRQPIDALKLPWTLESRTGDTKASVKARLLKKLPSALVTTPESLSLMLTHEKLQPQLSSAEAIIVDEWHELLGTKRGIQTELALARMRKLNPNLRTWGLSATLGNLPEAMATLVGTAPTRPTKIIEGYRRKKLKLQSVIPRKIERFPWSGHIGTKMIPQVAEELQKNESALVFANTRSQTEIWYQHLLAHRPDWAGQIALHHGSLDASVRRWVEAGLKEGTLKAVVCTSSLDLGVDFTAVDLVVQIGSPKGAARLLQRAGRSGHRPDAVSQMSFVPTHAIELVELAAAKDAIERGDLESKQSHHKPLDVLAQHLVTVAIGGGFKSAEMFREIRDCYAYRDLTEQEWNWVLDFIVSGGSSLERYPEFKRVVLEHDRYVVQDKRTVRMHRMGIGTIVSDAAMKVKYLKGTTLGTAEEYFLSKLNPGDRFLFAGRLVSLVRIRDNAAYVKRATGTPDTVPRWMGGRMPLSTELSDALRRKLEEAAEGKLIGPEMKALKDLFEIQKRWSVLPARDEFLIEKIKTRTGYQVFMFPFEGRLVHEGLAAVLAYRISRHQKLSLSMACNDYGLVLQSASEIPVESALAAGLLSPKHLDEEIVASMNSTEMAKRQFREIARVAGLIHNGFPGQQKSNKNLQASSNLFFDVFEKYDPENLLLLQSRREVLQFQLEASRMRDALLRIEGCRLLVTEPPKVTPLAFPLLVDKLRERVSSETLADRVARLQASLEKAAG; the protein is encoded by the coding sequence ATGAGTAAGCGTGCGGCAAAGAGTTCGGCGGCGTCGGTTTCGATCGACCGAATTGAGCCGCGTGATTTAATCGAACAGTTCTTTACAGAGATCGGTTGGAAGCCGTTTCGCTTTCAGGCCAGCGTTTGGAACTCCTACGGGCGTGGCGAAAGTGGACTCGTTCACTCAGCGACCGGGACCGGAAAAACGCTCGCCGTTTGGCTTGCACCGATCCTATCGTGGTTAAAGCAGAATCGCGATCGTGCGACGTGGAATCCCAAACAACCCGAACCGTTACGTGTCCTTTGGATCACTCCTTTGCGAGCCCTTGCTGGGGATACCGAATCGGCGCTTCGCCAGCCGATTGATGCACTGAAATTACCGTGGACTTTGGAAAGTCGAACCGGTGATACGAAAGCCAGTGTGAAAGCGAGGTTGTTAAAGAAACTTCCGTCCGCATTGGTGACGACACCCGAAAGTCTGTCGTTGATGCTAACGCATGAAAAGCTTCAGCCGCAGTTGTCCAGCGCCGAAGCGATCATCGTTGACGAATGGCATGAACTGCTAGGCACCAAGCGGGGCATCCAGACCGAGCTTGCGCTTGCCCGAATGAGAAAGCTGAACCCCAACCTACGGACCTGGGGACTGAGCGCGACGCTGGGCAACCTACCGGAGGCGATGGCAACGTTGGTGGGGACAGCACCGACGCGGCCGACCAAAATTATCGAAGGCTATCGAAGGAAAAAGCTGAAGTTGCAATCAGTAATTCCACGCAAGATCGAACGCTTTCCTTGGTCAGGGCACATCGGCACAAAGATGATCCCGCAGGTTGCAGAGGAGCTACAGAAAAACGAGTCGGCGCTTGTGTTTGCGAACACGCGAAGCCAAACGGAAATCTGGTACCAGCACCTTTTGGCTCATCGACCTGATTGGGCAGGTCAGATCGCACTGCATCATGGATCGCTGGACGCATCGGTGCGTCGATGGGTTGAAGCCGGCTTAAAAGAAGGCACGCTTAAAGCCGTTGTTTGTACCAGCAGTCTTGACCTCGGCGTTGACTTCACGGCGGTCGATCTTGTTGTTCAAATCGGAAGTCCAAAGGGGGCGGCTAGGCTTTTGCAACGGGCCGGACGCAGCGGTCACCGTCCCGATGCGGTCAGTCAGATGTCGTTTGTCCCCACGCATGCGATCGAATTGGTCGAACTGGCGGCGGCAAAAGATGCAATCGAACGCGGTGACTTGGAATCGAAACAATCGCACCACAAGCCACTGGATGTTCTCGCACAGCACTTGGTGACCGTGGCGATCGGTGGTGGATTTAAATCGGCAGAGATGTTTCGTGAAATTCGCGATTGCTATGCCTATCGAGATCTCACCGAACAAGAGTGGAATTGGGTGCTGGACTTCATCGTTAGCGGCGGCAGCTCACTCGAACGCTATCCCGAATTCAAACGTGTTGTACTCGAACATGATCGCTATGTCGTTCAAGACAAGCGGACGGTTCGCATGCATCGAATGGGAATCGGAACGATCGTGAGCGACGCCGCGATGAAGGTGAAGTACCTCAAGGGAACAACGCTTGGTACAGCGGAGGAGTACTTCCTATCGAAATTGAATCCGGGCGATCGGTTTCTGTTTGCCGGTCGTTTGGTCAGCTTGGTTCGGATTCGTGACAATGCCGCGTATGTAAAGCGAGCCACCGGAACGCCTGATACGGTTCCGCGATGGATGGGCGGCCGAATGCCGCTTTCGACAGAGCTTAGCGATGCGCTGCGACGCAAGCTTGAGGAGGCTGCCGAGGGCAAACTGATCGGTCCGGAGATGAAGGCGCTAAAGGACCTTTTCGAGATTCAGAAACGATGGAGTGTCTTGCCGGCACGAGATGAGTTCCTGATCGAGAAAATCAAAACACGCACCGGCTATCAGGTTTTCATGTTTCCTTTTGAAGGCCGCTTGGTGCATGAAGGTCTGGCCGCGGTCCTTGCATACCGCATCAGCCGGCATCAAAAATTGTCACTGTCGATGGCCTGCAATGACTATGGCCTTGTGCTGCAATCGGCGAGTGAAATACCGGTCGAATCCGCGTTGGCCGCCGGCCTTTTGTCGCCCAAGCATCTGGACGAAGAAATCGTTGCCAGTATGAACTCGACAGAAATGGCGAAGCGTCAATTTCGCGAGATCGCTCGTGTCGCAGGTCTGATCCACAACGGGTTTCCAGGCCAACAAAAGTCGAACAAGAACTTGCAGGCGAGCAGCAACTTGTTTTTTGATGTGTTTGAAAAGTACGATCCCGAAAACCTGCTGCTGTTGCAGTCGCGGCGTGAGGTGTTGCAGTTTCAGTTAGAAGCCAGCCGGATGCGAGACGCGCTGTTGCGGATCGAAGGTTGTCGTTTACTGGTGACTGAGCCGCCAAAGGTGACACCGCTGGCGTTTCCGCTGTTGGTCGACAAGTTGCGCGAGAGGGTCAGCAGCGAGACGCTCGCCGATCGAGTGGCACGTTTGCAAGCGAGTTTAGAGAAGGCTGCGGGCTGA
- a CDS encoding secondary thiamine-phosphate synthase enzyme YjbQ, translating into MWIQKTITLPSHRRGFHLITSEVVRAIPELKSIQTGLLHVFIQHTSASLTINENADPDVRVDFETVMNHAVPESLPYVHTLEGPDDMPAHVKASMMGASVQIPVGRGELLLGTWQGIYLCEHRDRGGSRRLVVTLMGE; encoded by the coding sequence ATGTGGATTCAGAAAACAATAACACTTCCTTCACATCGCCGCGGATTTCATCTGATCACGTCCGAAGTGGTCCGGGCGATCCCTGAACTGAAGTCGATTCAGACCGGTTTGCTGCACGTCTTTATTCAGCATACGAGCGCTTCGCTGACCATTAACGAGAACGCCGATCCGGATGTTCGCGTTGATTTCGAGACGGTAATGAACCACGCCGTTCCCGAATCGTTGCCCTACGTCCACACGCTGGAAGGTCCCGATGACATGCCGGCCCATGTGAAGGCCAGTATGATGGGGGCGAGTGTTCAGATTCCCGTCGGCCGAGGCGAGTTGTTGCTCGGAACGTGGCAAGGCATTTACCTGTGTGAACATCGCGATCGTGGAGGTTCACGGCGGCTGGTCGTGACGTTGATGGGCGAGTGA
- a CDS encoding LysR family transcriptional regulator: MEIDQLRYFLKLAEIGNFTRAAEDLLISQPALSRSIQKLEDELGVPLVVRKSKSLDLTDAGILMKSRAEQIMAIIDDTKARITDDGKSGRIRLGVIPTIAPYFLPPFLKRFAEKYPKANVELHEDTTQNLLAGCSHGEIDLLVIALPIAGKHLALETLFEEELLLVLAAKHPLRNKKQIRAADIQSLPFVVLNEAHCLSDTISTYCRGRSFQPVTVGRTNQLSMVQELVSLTDSVSFVPEMAAKLDKSKSRVYRSIAGAKPTRTIAMVWDPYRFQSRLIQSMREMLISEVRRSDAS; the protein is encoded by the coding sequence ATGGAAATCGATCAGTTACGGTATTTTTTGAAGTTGGCTGAGATCGGCAACTTCACCCGCGCCGCCGAAGACCTGCTTATCTCGCAGCCGGCGCTAAGCCGTTCGATCCAAAAATTGGAAGACGAACTCGGGGTTCCGCTCGTGGTTCGCAAGTCCAAGTCGCTTGATTTGACTGACGCCGGCATCCTGATGAAATCTCGGGCCGAGCAGATCATGGCGATCATCGATGATACCAAGGCCAGGATTACCGACGATGGGAAATCGGGCCGGATCCGATTGGGTGTCATTCCGACGATTGCTCCCTATTTCTTGCCACCGTTTCTAAAGCGGTTCGCAGAGAAATATCCCAAGGCGAATGTCGAACTGCACGAGGACACGACGCAGAATCTGTTGGCCGGGTGTTCGCATGGCGAAATCGATCTACTCGTCATCGCTCTTCCGATTGCGGGGAAGCATCTCGCACTCGAAACGTTGTTCGAAGAAGAATTGCTGCTCGTTCTAGCTGCAAAGCATCCGTTAAGAAATAAAAAGCAGATTCGCGCAGCCGACATTCAATCGCTTCCCTTTGTCGTTCTCAATGAGGCACACTGCCTGTCGGATACGATCTCGACGTATTGCCGTGGACGTTCATTTCAACCGGTGACCGTTGGCAGAACGAACCAACTGTCGATGGTGCAGGAGTTGGTGTCGCTGACCGATAGTGTTTCGTTTGTTCCCGAGATGGCCGCGAAGCTGGATAAATCCAAATCGCGAGTCTATCGGTCAATCGCAGGTGCGAAACCGACTCGCACGATCGCGATGGTTTGGGATCCATACCGATTCCAAAGCCGCCTTATTCAGTCAATGCGTGAAATGCTGATCTCGGAAGTTCGGCGTTCAGATGCGTCTTGA
- a CDS encoding DUF4032 domain-containing protein, translating to MQDSYSALSEEQVEEINRHKYFLSEQAGYDVGWDFAFEDWKENVAAPSEKVDAVSDAKPKNRIGGFLKRFLSRAAMM from the coding sequence ATGCAAGATTCCTACAGTGCACTGAGTGAAGAGCAAGTTGAGGAAATCAACCGGCACAAATACTTTTTGAGCGAGCAGGCCGGATACGACGTCGGCTGGGATTTTGCGTTCGAGGACTGGAAAGAAAATGTCGCTGCACCAAGCGAAAAAGTCGATGCGGTCTCGGACGCGAAGCCGAAGAACCGAATCGGCGGCTTCCTAAAGCGATTTCTTTCCCGAGCCGCTATGATGTAG